Genomic window (Gasterosteus aculeatus chromosome 1, fGasAcu3.hap1.1, whole genome shotgun sequence):
TTGTTCAAATACTGATATCaactattacattttaaacgGAAGTGCAACTTTTAAGAGCCTGAAAGAAACTAATAGAAGCATTAGAAAATGTTGCCAGTATACATGATGTATGCAAAACAGCTGACTTGCCTGGAAATGTATGCAAATATTTCAAAGTGCCAAATACATTGGTGAATCGGTTTAAAATTCAGCTTAAGGAATAAGTACTTTTTTGGGAGAGGTTCTTCTTTGGTATTATTTGGTATAGTATTATAGTATAGTATAAGTATTTTTAGTTTTAACAATTTtattaatacaataaaaatgttgaGATAAGTTGTAGTCTGTATAGCAGATGTTATATTGTGTATCAATTTGATTTGTGAAGTATGATGATGAACATACATTGACTATAATAATGGAGTTTTATGATGTTTATTCTACATgtattaatgttttttgttattgtgttttattggatTATGTAGAAACCAGTTACACTTTTCAATGAACTTTTTCTGTGTACTTTTTTATGGTCTATGTCcattttaacctttttctttcatttaggATTATAATTCTGTTGAAGACCATTTGTCTGCCTACCGGAAAGATGATGCCGGAAGTCTTTCGTCTTTCGACAAggtgaatatattttatttaatcagaaTGCAATTTAATGTATGAACTGTActgtaataaaatgttatttatacaatttaaacacaaaccatttcattattttttcaggAAATGTTGGCGAATGCAGCTGCCAGTGACACTGGCCTTGTGTCGTGAAATAGCAGTCAGGttagaaaataaatacttgaGATTAATTTTTGTTTGATCATTTTGTAATGGTTTTATTGTCAAGCTAATATATTATCCATTAGTCACCATTTTAACATTGGCAGTAGATTATAGATTTGCTCTGACCATGCAGACTGCAATAGTCACACACATGAAGTTGTACTTTGACTGTCAATGCTCACATGCATTAAAAGGCACGATTAACTCCCCGTATTTATACAAAGTGCAGAGGGACTCCTTAAGTGGAGAAATGGCCCCATCTTTTGATACAACGTAGGTTTGCAGCAGTGATCCAGCTTTTACTGATGTTTTTATCagtttgtgtacatgtataAATTCCGGCCTTTCTGTTTTTAACATTGTCAAATATAGCCCTTTGTCATTTCCGACATGGCTGGAATGCTGGACAGTTTTGACACCAGTATCTTTCATAATCAGTCTGGAACCCCCAACCTCAtacatactgtatttatttctcAGACTGTAGGCAATCGTCCAAGCATGATCATGAAAAGCCATCTCAAACGTGACCAACAGCAGATTCAAACTCTGGAAACAACACACATTAAGCACCACTTTCTTCAGACTTTACATTAATAAAGGGCCCCTTAATGCACAGACATGGGACCCAAATATTGCGATGTAAAATCCCCCAGAGCAGCACTGGGTGAACCTCAGTCATGTTCTGACCACATGTTCAAATGTTCCCTTGGTGCATTGCGTATTCACAGGCAGTGGAAGAAGTTGTAAACACAGACGATCACATGTGAGGAGCTTTTAATCCCTGAGATTTACAAACGAGCACGGCGACTTTACGTCCAGGTTGAGAACATAACCCCATGACGAAATGATTCAACATCACATTGCCTATGATGTGTTGTGACATGTTTGACATTGAGAAATAAAGTCAAGTACATTATTTGTTGGGAACAGAACAATACATCTCACATTCAAAATTATAATAAAAGCATCCAGCATTTGTaccacatgtgtgtgtaaacGCCTCATATTACAATCGCTTCTCTAAAACTAAACAGCCACAACCCAAATGTGACATAATCAtatattaaatcaataaaagtACATTTCCCCCATAttgacaaatgtaaaaaaataaaaatacacaacacGTCTGCAAATTTGACCATTTCAACTTCACATTTAAAGTGGAAATTGGCCCTTTTAGGACACGTAAATCCTCAACAACTTGTTGACAAGAGAACATATCCGCTGTGTGATGACCTCGAATCGTGATCCCAGAGATCAGGAAAAGTCTAAAGGAAAATTATATCCCTGATAAATGTCTATCACATCCTGCCAAATACGCTTCAAGATGATGACATCATACATCCCATTATTGCTCGGGCGGGTCGACCAGTTGTTTTAAGCACAATGCACAGAGCTGCGGTCACATTACACTAGCAGTGGAATGTTAGTTTGTAGGTGAACATAGAAAATTATTGTTAAAATCTGTAGCAGCACTAGTGTCAGCTTCTCACACAGCCTCTCTtaccaccaaaaaaaagaacatacatCATTCAAAGTAACAACGTTGACGACGTTCTTCATCCCATTTGTCATCCCTCCATGAGGACGGAAAGGCTGGGAGTTGTGAATGCTGTgatgacccctgacccccccccccacccccaggtCTCCATCGCCGTCACACTGCTCGCAGACGAAGAGCCTCTCCCTCACTGATCAACGGAGAGAGCTCTGAAATACCCCACATTTTGTGCGTTAATTCCAATTTGAAATCGACGGTATCAGCCTTGACCCCAATAATCAAACctacaaataaaccaacaaaacaATATAGATACAAGAATACTGCCTATTTCAAATCATCTTTTATCCCAACTGGAAGGTGTTTTGTGATGGGCTGTCAATCATTAGCTCCTATTCTGGGTAAACTAATCCATTCACGTCTCTATCCTCGGTCCAAATAATACACTTACGGTTGTTATCAAACTGAATTTCTAACCATCACTAATTAATCACCACACAGAACTATTCTCTACTACGAGTTCATCCGATAAGAGTAGAAATCCTTCACACGACCCCGCCTGAGCTCACCTTTCATCTCAGTCCCCGTCCTGCCGTCTTTGTCTCCTGCAGACGAGTTGGGACGGCCGTGGCTGTTCTTTGAATCCGCCGCCTTTGTCTTCACTTGATCCTGTTTTCCGGCAGCGTCGGCGGGTTTCCTCCCATCCACGCTGTCCATCTTCACCAGGCAGAgagtctgcagcagctccacggcATCAAAGTCCTCTCCGCAGGAGTCGCCTCGTCTCTTCAACAACTCCAACACCTGCAGTCAGAAAGAACAGCCGGGACATTGGAACgcaactcttgaggtgtgtgtttcacaggtAGCTGTTGATTGCACCTGCATGTTGATGTCACTGTAGAGGGGCGTGCGTTTCTTGGAAGCTGTTTTAAAGTGCCCTAGATGGTAAACAAGGATGATTTGGGACTTTGGCGCTCAAACACACGCTAGCCGCACCTTGATGTATTTGTAGGACTTGAGTTCGCTGATGTTCTCCTCGAGGAAGAGCAGATACAGAGAGAGATCGTCCCATTGGTTTGTGGGGTTGGGCAGGACGCTAGCGGTGGGCAGCGATTGGTAGATTTCTAGGAAGCGGGCATGTCCGGTGCGGAAGAGGGGCCGGACGGCGGCATAGATCACCGCGGGAACCAGCGCAATGAACAGGACCAGGTTGACGAGGCTGGAGAGGAGGTACGACAGGAAGTTTAACATGAAAATACTTTAAAGAAATAACCTGAAATCCAGTGGGGACCAAACGGCCAATCACCTCAGCAGAGAGAAGACTCCCACGGCGATGAGCTTGCACTGCACCTCCTTTGGGACGCTCGGGTCGGAGACCAGCAGGCCCACACGCAGCAGGCAGCTGAACTCGTCGGTGGCGGAGGCCAGGCGGAGGTAGTAGCCCAGGTAGAtgcaggcgcacagcagggtgACCAGAGTCAGGCCGCGACACAGCAGGTAGTACAGCAGCATCGAGCGGGTGCAACGCTTGGTCATCAAAAACTTCTCTACCAGCGGGTACTTGAAGCAGCCGTCGGTGGggtcgctgggggggggggaggggggaagggagaGTGAGCAGGCTGGAGGGTGATGAAGGGCTTTCATAGATGAACCTTGTTGATTCCTGGTACCTGTCAGTGTTGGCCATGCGTTTGGCCAGAGTGACAGCGCGGTTGTAGCTCCGGTCCAGCTCCTCCATGATGAAGCCCAGGTCAGACTGCAGGAGGGGCGCCGCGGAAAATCTCCAGAACAGCGCTGGCGTGTACATCAGCACCGCCACCAGCAGCAGAATGTAGGGGAAGAACTGGAGAGTAGAGGAGGATGGTAAGTAGCTAATCATATTAAAGAAGGGATGCGATCAGCTGCCCGAGTCTTCACCAAAGTTGcaataatataatttaaatactttatttgaaCTTTACTACTTTACTCAAGTGGAGATTTGGGGtgtctatactttactggagtatttctttttcagacaactttttacttctactccttacatttccAAACAAATATCTGTATTTTTTACtcgttacattttaaaaatggccTCGTTCCGTTACTCCGGTTTGATCTTGGCTTGTTTTCATTCCGGCTTGTCgtcgttcaaaaacacaaacacaaaaaaccctatccagataaattgtgccatccggatggagtgaattaggttgtggttggatgagaagtataaacatacACCATCCAGACAGCCTactggttttctccgcgatgcacctgcagatcagagcgacggcggctGCGTAAAGTTGTTGGTGAATCTGACAATCTGGCACGACACAGCGACTTGCCTTAATgtgaggctttagaaatgaatgcaaagggattctgtatttgcccATAAAGTGTGAACGCGTCATGAagaagtctttttaaaccctagtatctatacttctacttgagttatgaatgtgaatacttttgacacctctgaatTTAACCCCAGCCGTCCAGAGCTGGACCCGAAATCAGGCTGTTAGTGATCTTCCActttaccgtgtgtgtgtgtgtgtgtgtgtgtgtgtgtgtgtgtgtgtgtgtgtgtgtgtgtgtgtgtgtgtgtgtgtatacacttGTCTCTCTAGTAAGGAGTGtaaagagacacacaccaaacaaagcCTTAAGGCAATATCCTCAACAAAAGGAAGCCCGGCCATTAAAATGTTGGCTACTGTATtacttgtacttgtactactTCTGGATTACTGTGGATAGAATGCGCCGTGCCAGGAAACACCCCAACATACAGAGAACTACTCACATTTGACCAGGTTAAACAGGTTATGGTTACCTCATCATacttataaacacacacagtttcagcgtgtgtgtgtgtgtgtgtgtgttcaccttaTGCAGCCACAgcggcagagtgtgtgtgtgtacggttGCCCAACAGTACGAGTCCACATAACCGGCCTGCTTCCACGAGAAGTTGGACGGAGAGAAACAGCTGATCTGAGCACCTGAAACAACGGAGGAAGAAATATAGTAAAGGAGGTTTCACTTTTCATTCTCTCCGggcaacaaataaaaatacatgatTCGATAATGAACATTCAACAATGAATTTAAAAGTAGTGTCTGGCGAACAAATAAGGTGCTTTTAAACAGCAGAATTTGCTTTACACAGTAAATCTcaacttacattaaaatgtgtttcttaaTTAAGATgtaatcaaataaaatataaaacccaAATCCATGTGCAACCGCCAGGTCAATAACGTTTAATCTAGattgttattaaaaaacaaGTTACATTTCACAATCACAACATTATAATAGGCAAGATAACTTATTAATGCATTTTCTTTCTGAACAGGTACAAGCATAAACATGTTTCTTTTATCAGGGAGGAGCATAACTAGTCCAACTAGCTATCAGTTATCTAACTAGCTATCACTAAGCACTAAGGACACAGGTGGGTTTTATTCTCCAGGGACCTTTTAAGCCAATGTTTGTACTGGATTCTTAGTCGAGAAAAGTAAGAATGTAGCAGTCCGCCCCCCAAAACGTGTGatgacgccccccccaccccccatgtCAAAACGTATtaatatgcccccccccccttttgtgaCCTATAGTTTGTCTGTGTAGTCAGAGTCCGTAAGCAAaggactttcaaaataataataattaaacaaaactgCTTAAACACGCAACAAAATGATAGTTgggttaattaattaattagttaaCGCAATGACACGTTATCTTGCCCCGGCCCtacttattttatattattattattattattattatgacattTGAATCTGTCGACTTCTGTAGGCTATTTGTAATCACTGCAAATCGGAAGTATCTCATCACTGGAGTACTACAAGCCCAAAGTACAACAAGCTCGTAGTACTACGAGCCCTAAGTACCACTTAAGCAGCGTTGATCCAGCCCACTGGCGCATGTTGGATGCGGCGTGCGGGAGAACTGTCGACAAAGCATCGCTCTCTTGCTGGTCATATCGTTCAGAAGAAAAGAGGTTGTTATCATCCGAAAACGTAAATGACCTTGTGCGCCCTGGCAACTGGCTCGGTGCAGAGGAGTAAGAAAACGTGAATCAGAGTAatggataaaaaagaaaaagtagacTTAAAAGTTAACTTTGTCTTGTAACTGCTCAactgatttttttctttgatatgGAATTTTGCGCATAATGTGATCAATCGCCGGTAATCACAGAACAATCATGCGATTAATCAAGTTAAATGTTTTCACCTATGCATGATATGATATGTATCCTTTAATATTATAGAATATCTGCAGCGTTCCCGACTAATATCACCACCGCCACGACTATCCTTACCCGAATCTACAGTTACCCCTCCCAAAACGGACTTGGTAGGTTTGTactccgccccgcccccccacccacacactcaccaaCTGACACCTCTTGAGCGAAGGCCagcgagatgaggaggaggggcaggCCCACCGCCACGCAGGTCACCATCTTGTCCAGGGCCAGCTCGGTGCGGACGCTGCGGTAGAGCGCGTGGTTCGGGTCCTTCAGCAGGAAGTCGCTGAACACGTACTCGGTGGCCACATGGGCGATGGCCATCTCACCACTCTGCTGGGAACCGCCGGCGCATCAATGACACCTGCGGACGCGTACAGGGGGAAGATTTTCACTCTGCGTAGAATATCGAAATGACccctttcagtttttttttaattatttcattttcacaatgtAAAAGATCAAACGCTTTCCCGGGATGATTGATATCAGTGcaggaagaggcagaaaacatttcattaatcttcctatttaaaaaataacagaacacaAGATAAATACGCACAACATAGGAAAGTAAGAGAATAACAACAAATGTTCTGTAAGGCATCTTTGAAACTGGTTTATAAATTACATAGAGCAGTGGTTGCTAAACGTTTTCTGTCAGGGACCCTTTGAGAATATAGGACATAGTAGGGCCTCCCCAACCGCTCAGAACCGccccacaaaaagaaaacaaatagggttgtttgtctttgaattaaactattaaatatttttatttaggaGGATCTATTTTTTGGTCAGGTGGGAAAAGACAGCATAATATTGCACCCCTATTGTTTTTCAAAATCGACCTCTACAGCCAAGAAATGCAGCTTTGACGCGTTGAATAACTATGAACCTGAGTTTTTGCTTTAAAGTGACAATGACTCCAGCTCCCTCTGCCTCCTGGCCGTCAGGCAAATGTAAATTGCTGAATACAAATCACGGCCTTGTGAGGCCTGTGGTGATATACGAAAGAGGCAGGTGTAGTACAGCAGACAACCACAGTCGGCTGCTTATTTCCCCTATTGAGCTACTCTGCTTCCTAATGCAGCTGACACACTAAAGGAAAGCAGCATCACTACGATGGTTAGGATATGCTCCAACTTCTTTATGGGGACCGCTTTAATAACTGTCTATActtacatcttaatgtttttGTATTCGTAACATGTTATGAATTCCATTGCAAATCGTATCCATTTTCGTTACCATTCCTCATTTACAATGTATCTGGTGCACTAGCATTAAATAGTCGCGTTAGCACTTATAGACTTATATGTACATCCTacacattccattctattctATCATCTAGTCCACGTTGCATTTGGTGGTTTATTAAAATCACATCCATATATGATTTTCCGAGTTATTGAATGAAATTGACATGTTTTGACAGTGACTGGTGCGCGCGGCGGCTTCACATGAATCTTTGCCCGATGGCGTCGAAGATAAGACGTATAAACCCCGCGGCCGTGTTTAACCGCCACTGCGCTGGGACCGAACTCTGGCAGCTGTGTGAATTTATCGAGGATAAAAAGTGGAGAAACGTTTGCGCTAATTAGTCCCAAAAAAACACCGAGGGTGAAAAACAACTCCCGGCGGTCCGCAACAGCAACGGACACCTGAGTTTCGCTGGAGCTTTCTGGAACTTAAAAACGCATCGTTTTAAAGCTCGATTAAGGGAGTGCGTTATTTCACGTTAGCTGTGCGCGTGGGAATGAAGA
Coding sequences:
- the LOC120818017 gene encoding pannexin-1, yielding MAIAHVATEYVFSDFLLKDPNHALYRSVRTELALDKMVTCVAVGLPLLLISLAFAQEVSVGAQISCFSPSNFSWKQAGYVDSYCWATVHTHTLPLWLHKFFPYILLLVAVLMYTPALFWRFSAAPLLQSDLGFIMEELDRSYNRAVTLAKRMANTDSDPTDGCFKYPLVEKFLMTKRCTRSMLLYYLLCRGLTLVTLLCACIYLGYYLRLASATDEFSCLLRVGLLVSDPSVPKEVQCKLIAVGVFSLLSLVNLVLFIALVPAVIYAAVRPLFRTGHARFLEIYQSLPTASVLPNPTNQWDDLSLYLLFLEENISELKSYKYIKVLELLKRRGDSCGEDFDAVELLQTLCLVKMDSVDGRKPADAAGKQDQVKTKAADSKNSHGRPNSSAGDKDGRTGTEMKELSPLISEGEALRLRAV